From the genome of Scytonema hofmannii PCC 7110, one region includes:
- a CDS encoding phosphatase RsbU N-terminal domain-containing protein, with product MPKSELHQVFQQMTGAEQQALLQQLKSDYRQILIDYFTITDKRLNEKIDKFIKAVFYASIPVPQIIEIHMELIDEFSKQLKLEGRNDESLLDYRLTLIDILAHLCELYRCSIQK from the coding sequence ATGCCCAAGTCAGAACTCCACCAGGTTTTTCAGCAAATGACAGGAGCCGAACAGCAGGCATTATTGCAACAACTTAAATCAGATTACCGTCAAATTCTTATAGATTACTTTACCATTACAGACAAAAGGTTAAACGAAAAAATTGATAAATTTATCAAAGCCGTATTTTATGCTAGTATTCCTGTGCCACAAATCATAGAAATTCATATGGAACTTATTGATGAATTTTCCAAACAGTTAAAATTAGAAGGAAGGAACGATGAATCATTGCTTGATTACCGCCTCACACTAATTGATATATTGGCTCACTTGTGCGAACTCTATCGTTGTTCTATTCAAAAATAG
- the kaiC gene encoding circadian clock protein KaiC: protein MSEKGYTESNRTPSLGGVEKIRTMIEGFDDVSHGGLPVGRTTLVSGTSGTGKTLFSLQFLYNGISYFDEAGVFVTFEESPSDIIKNACIFGWNLQRLIDDGKLFILDASPDPEGQDVVGNFDLSALIERLQYAIRKYKAKRVSIDSITAVFQQYEAVGVVRREIFRLVARLKQLSVTTLITTERTDEYGPVACFGVEEFVSDNVVIVRNVLEGERRRRTIEILKLRGTTHMKGEYPFTITNEGVNIFPLGAMRLTQRSSNVRVSSGVKTLDAMCGGGFFKDSIILATGATGTGKTLLVSKFLQNGCINNERAILFAYEESRAQLSRNASSWGIEFEDLEHQGLLKIICTYPESTGLEDHLQIIKSEIAEFKPARIAIDSLSALARGVSNNAFRQFVIGVTGYAKQEEITGFFTNTTEQFMGSHSITDSHISTITDTILMLQYVEIRGEMSRAVNVFKMRGSWHDKGIREYNITADGPEIKDSFRNYERIVSGAPTRVTIDEKAELSRIVKSFQDERSSDS, encoded by the coding sequence ATGAGTGAAAAAGGATATACAGAGTCAAACAGGACACCGTCACTTGGAGGTGTAGAAAAAATTCGTACTATGATAGAGGGCTTCGATGACGTGAGCCATGGTGGTTTACCGGTAGGTAGAACTACTTTGGTTAGCGGTACCTCTGGAACAGGTAAAACTTTATTTTCTCTTCAATTTCTCTATAACGGTATTAGTTATTTTGATGAAGCCGGAGTTTTTGTTACTTTTGAAGAATCGCCAAGCGATATTATTAAGAATGCCTGTATTTTTGGTTGGAATTTGCAACGCTTGATCGATGATGGGAAGCTATTTATACTTGATGCTTCTCCCGATCCAGAAGGACAAGATGTCGTTGGAAACTTCGATTTGTCCGCCCTGATTGAGCGCCTGCAGTACGCAATTCGTAAGTACAAAGCCAAACGGGTATCTATTGATTCAATAACAGCAGTGTTTCAGCAGTATGAAGCTGTTGGGGTCGTGCGGCGGGAAATATTTCGTCTTGTAGCACGTCTCAAGCAACTGAGCGTCACCACCCTCATCACCACCGAGCGAACAGATGAATACGGACCAGTTGCTTGTTTTGGTGTGGAAGAATTTGTTTCTGATAATGTGGTGATTGTGCGGAATGTTTTAGAAGGAGAACGCCGTCGGCGCACAATTGAAATTCTCAAATTGCGCGGTACAACACATATGAAAGGCGAATATCCTTTTACAATTACCAATGAAGGAGTCAACATATTCCCATTAGGAGCAATGCGCCTGACTCAACGTTCTTCTAATGTAAGAGTGTCTTCAGGAGTTAAAACCTTAGATGCAATGTGTGGAGGTGGTTTCTTTAAAGATTCAATTATTTTAGCGACAGGAGCAACTGGTACTGGTAAGACTCTTCTGGTTAGCAAGTTTTTGCAAAATGGCTGTATTAATAACGAACGAGCAATCTTGTTCGCCTACGAAGAATCCCGTGCTCAGTTGTCCCGTAACGCCTCTTCATGGGGTATTGAGTTTGAAGACTTAGAACACCAAGGTTTACTAAAAATAATTTGTACTTATCCCGAATCCACTGGTTTAGAAGATCATTTGCAAATTATCAAGTCAGAAATTGCTGAATTTAAACCAGCACGCATTGCGATTGACTCACTTTCTGCCTTGGCAAGAGGGGTGAGCAATAATGCATTTCGCCAGTTTGTCATTGGTGTTACAGGTTACGCAAAGCAAGAAGAAATTACAGGCTTCTTTACCAATACAACTGAGCAATTTATGGGTTCGCACTCAATTACAGACTCTCATATTTCTACGATTACTGACACAATTTTGATGTTGCAGTATGTAGAAATTCGTGGAGAAATGTCGCGAGCAGTTAACGTATTTAAAATGCGAGGCTCGTGGCACGATAAGGGGATCCGTGAATACAATATTACAGCCGACGGTCCCGAAATTAAGGATTCCTTCCGGAATTACGAACGGATTGTCAGTGGTGCTCCTACCCGCGTTACTATCGATGAGAAGGCAGAACTTTCTCGCATTGTCAAGAGTTTTCAAGACGAGCGGAGTTCGGATTCCTAA
- the kaiB gene encoding circadian clock protein KaiB — translation MKKLRKTYVLKLYVAGNTPNSVRALKVLKNILEQEFQGVYALKVIDVLKNPQLAEEDKILATPTLSKILPPPVRKIIGDLSDRERVLIGLDLLYEELTEEEEHFE, via the coding sequence ATGAAAAAGCTCAGAAAAACCTACGTTCTCAAGCTTTATGTAGCAGGGAACACACCTAACTCAGTGCGGGCATTAAAAGTACTTAAAAACATTCTAGAACAGGAGTTTCAAGGTGTTTATGCTTTAAAAGTGATAGACGTGTTAAAAAATCCGCAATTGGCAGAAGAAGATAAAATATTAGCCACTCCCACACTCTCCAAAATACTACCTCCACCTGTGCGGAAAATTATTGGAGATTTGTCAGATAGAGAAAGAGTACTCATTGGATTGGATTTACTGTATGAAGAATTAACAGAGGAAGAAGAACACTTTGAATAA